A stretch of the Saccharolobus caldissimus genome encodes the following:
- a CDS encoding protein kinase domain-containing protein, which translates to MILRNHETYIWVSAVIVGVLIALYSYFSDSLLLISITTTINAIFLISTLILAKVNYKLDSITAFLGAPIFLTFPLIYHNEIINLLAYLNSAVYIWLGIFLLLVDKVQTTFIVEGLPSQKTTWKIVVGGKEYSFKGNRVLKISSRSTDERWQISTVFYNGSEYAPYPFQGNLTGGEIKVKFIPIIESKQTLTIPKDYHKLSISVWNPEIWKGKNIGIYKVIDVLGEGGNSYVLKVVYKNKTMAMKILKINPNNVISYNKFLDLLKESGNLIFLSKNLRLIKIYAISLDINLLEEIIKGDVLSYITSPPYILMEYMEGGSFKDLILYDNIYYSDKWFKIVCKIAYEVALALDYIHSNGFVHLDVKPQNIFFSRKVGNFGQEALLNIEIPGMVKLGDLGSASRIGSNIYDITPEYAPPDQIIGAIQGGAQPSMDVFALGMTIYYALKRKIDRPDLNEMTLAVEKIASGDLNAAKKLVNTSIQKLEKWNPSVGIAELDDFLKRMLDSNPNTRLSIKEVVSRLEKIINKL; encoded by the coding sequence ATGATTCTTAGAAACCATGAAACTTATATATGGGTTAGTGCTGTGATTGTCGGAGTATTAATAGCGTTATACTCGTACTTCAGTGATAGTCTTTTGCTCATATCGATTACCACCACTATTAATGCAATATTCTTGATATCCACGTTAATTCTAGCTAAGGTGAATTATAAACTGGACAGTATTACTGCCTTTTTAGGTGCTCCTATTTTCTTGACTTTTCCCTTAATATATCACAATGAAATCATAAATCTTCTAGCTTATTTAAACTCAGCAGTTTATATATGGCTAGGGATATTCCTATTATTAGTGGATAAAGTTCAAACTACATTTATCGTTGAAGGCCTTCCTAGCCAGAAGACCACTTGGAAAATTGTTGTTGGGGGTAAGGAATATTCTTTTAAGGGGAATCGTGTCTTAAAGATTTCTTCCAGATCCACTGACGAGAGATGGCAAATCTCGACAGTGTTTTACAATGGTTCGGAATACGCACCTTACCCCTTTCAAGGTAATTTGACAGGAGGCGAAATCAAGGTAAAATTTATTCCTATTATCGAATCGAAACAAACTTTAACTATACCAAAAGATTATCATAAATTATCTATAAGTGTTTGGAATCCGGAAATATGGAAAGGGAAGAATATAGGAATATATAAGGTAATCGACGTTTTAGGAGAGGGGGGCAACTCATATGTGCTCAAAGTGGTGTATAAAAATAAGACTATGGCTATGAAAATATTAAAAATAAATCCCAACAACGTGATTTCATACAATAAATTTTTGGATTTACTTAAAGAGTCAGGTAACTTAATATTTCTATCCAAGAATCTGAGGTTGATAAAAATTTATGCAATAAGCCTAGATATAAATTTGCTGGAAGAGATTATTAAAGGTGATGTATTATCTTATATAACGAGTCCACCCTATATATTGATGGAATATATGGAGGGGGGAAGTTTTAAGGATCTTATTCTATATGATAATATATATTATTCAGATAAGTGGTTTAAAATAGTTTGTAAAATCGCTTACGAAGTTGCCCTAGCGTTGGACTATATTCATTCTAACGGTTTTGTGCACCTTGATGTTAAACCACAAAATATCTTTTTTTCTAGAAAAGTTGGCAATTTTGGACAAGAAGCATTATTGAACATTGAAATACCCGGCATGGTAAAACTAGGTGATTTGGGTTCAGCATCTAGAATAGGAAGTAATATTTATGATATTACTCCCGAATACGCTCCACCCGATCAAATTATTGGAGCCATACAAGGAGGAGCGCAACCTAGCATGGATGTCTTTGCCTTAGGCATGACTATATATTATGCATTAAAAAGAAAAATCGATAGACCAGATCTAAACGAGATGACATTAGCTGTTGAAAAAATAGCTAGTGGTGATTTAAATGCGGCTAAGAAACTAGTTAATACTTCTATTCAAAAGTTAGAAAAATGGAATCCCAGTGTTGGGATAGCTGAACTCGACGATTTCTTGAAAAGGATGCTAGATTCTAACCCTAATACTAGATTATCGATCAAAGAAGTAGTAAGTAGATTAGAAAAGATAATTAACAAATTGTGA
- a CDS encoding VapB-type antitoxin, with protein sequence MSVVITIKVDKRIAELIEKMIRLGIAKTKNEAVNLLIEHGRSEIEKWVEKEEKVEELVNKWLKEGFPYKGLNTSDLREERI encoded by the coding sequence ATGTCAGTAGTAATAACAATTAAAGTTGATAAGAGGATTGCTGAGCTAATAGAAAAGATGATAAGGTTAGGCATCGCAAAAACTAAAAATGAGGCAGTAAACTTGCTGATTGAACACGGAAGGAGTGAGATAGAGAAGTGGGTAGAAAAAGAGGAAAAAGTTGAGGAGTTGGTAAATAAATGGCTTAAGGAAGGTTTTCCGTATAAGGGTTTAAACACTTCTGATTTAAGGGAAGAAAGAATATGA
- a CDS encoding AbrB/MazE/SpoVT family DNA-binding domain-containing protein, protein MPETIVTRKYQVTIPKEVREALGIKVGDRLLVKVEDGKIIMEPIRASDALKRLSTIADKYLGGPKAIDAVRLVEESLERETGIY, encoded by the coding sequence ATGCCAGAGACGATAGTTACTAGGAAATATCAAGTTACAATTCCGAAGGAGGTTAGGGAAGCATTAGGGATAAAAGTGGGGGACAGGTTACTTGTGAAAGTTGAGGACGGTAAGATAATAATGGAACCTATAAGAGCGTCTGATGCATTAAAGAGACTATCCACGATTGCTGACAAGTACTTGGGGGGGCCAAAGGCTATTGACGCGGTGAGGCTTGTTGAAGAATCTCTTGAAAGGGAAACGGGTATATATTGA
- a CDS encoding IS110 family transposase, giving the protein MEAPVTGIDVSKDKLIMYFQGKYYEFPNNRRGYEEIIKILPKGCKMGIESTGIYHVNLAKYLMGEYDVRIINPFILKKFKDFRGKKSDKNDAKKLAEIVVSMGSEFTTSDARELTSQWDFVTRNIARVKNRLRRDLILLGYKDSLSKRNLEEVLRGGDNVVLAEVRFLLEELERLEGRKREIEKELENVVPKDSLIFTIPGIGKTLGCIILARVGDIRRFSDKKRFVAYCGLVVESSGKGVVSHGISRRGDAVLRRAFYLAALTAIRVNPVNKRFYEEHKGKLKGKKLIVACARKLAVIT; this is encoded by the coding sequence ATGGAGGCCCCAGTCACGGGAATAGACGTATCAAAAGATAAATTAATTATGTATTTCCAAGGCAAATACTACGAGTTTCCTAATAATAGGCGAGGTTATGAGGAGATAATTAAGATCTTACCTAAGGGTTGCAAGATGGGTATTGAAAGTACTGGAATTTACCACGTTAACCTAGCAAAGTACTTGATGGGAGAGTATGACGTTAGGATTATTAATCCCTTTATACTCAAGAAGTTCAAGGATTTTAGGGGGAAGAAGAGTGATAAGAATGATGCTAAAAAGCTTGCAGAAATAGTTGTAAGTATGGGTAGTGAGTTTACAACAAGTGATGCTAGGGAGTTAACAAGCCAATGGGATTTTGTTACTAGGAATATTGCTAGGGTTAAGAATAGGTTGAGGAGGGATTTGATACTTTTGGGCTATAAGGATAGTCTGTCAAAGAGGAATTTGGAGGAGGTATTGAGGGGTGGAGATAATGTTGTTCTGGCTGAGGTTAGGTTTCTTTTAGAAGAGCTTGAGAGGCTTGAGGGTAGGAAGAGGGAGATTGAGAAAGAGCTTGAGAATGTTGTTCCTAAGGATAGTTTGATTTTCACTATTCCTGGTATTGGTAAAACCTTGGGTTGTATTATTTTGGCTAGGGTTGGTGATATTAGGCGCTTTAGTGATAAGAAGAGGTTTGTTGCTTATTGCGGTCTTGTTGTTGAGTCTAGTGGGAAGGGTGTTGTATCACACGGTATTTCTAGGAGGGGTGATGCTGTTTTGAGGAGGGCTTTTTATCTTGCAGCCCTAACTGCTATTAGGGTTAACCCTGTTAACAAGCGTTTTTATGAGGAGCACAAGGGAAAGTTGAAGGGTAAGAAGTTGATTGTTGCTTGTGCAAGGAAATTAGCTGTTATTACTTAG
- a CDS encoding type II toxin-antitoxin system VapC family toxin: protein MEERKIKYLFDSSAIFDLIKLGGKALDLLKNNYTISLAYYELGNILWKYKGKLDIEVIFNALSITLSFVNIIEVKLDKEILEEAIKKNLTYYDSAYLVTAKRIGAKLVSLDQDLINNGAITLKDLLESNKY, encoded by the coding sequence ATGGAGGAAAGAAAGATAAAATACCTTTTTGACTCTAGTGCGATCTTCGACTTAATAAAATTAGGAGGAAAAGCACTAGATCTTTTAAAGAATAATTATACAATATCGTTAGCATATTATGAATTAGGAAATATATTATGGAAATATAAAGGCAAATTAGACATAGAAGTTATTTTTAACGCACTTTCCATTACATTATCCTTCGTCAATATAATAGAAGTTAAACTCGATAAAGAAATATTAGAGGAAGCTATAAAAAAGAATCTAACTTACTATGATTCAGCTTACCTCGTAACCGCTAAAAGAATAGGGGCTAAATTAGTAAGCTTAGATCAAGATTTAATAAATAACGGTGCTATAACCTTGAAGGATTTATTAGAATCAAATAAGTATTAA
- a CDS encoding IS110 family transposase produces MEAPVAGIDVSKDKLIMYFQGKLYEFPNDRQGYEEIIQILPKGCKVGIESTGIYHVNLAKYLMGEYDVRIINPFILKKFKDFRGKKSDKNDAKKLAEIVVSMGSEFTTSDARELTSQWDFVTRNIARVKNRLRRDLILLGYKDSLSKRNLEEVLRGGDNVVLAEVRFLLEELERLEVRKREIEDRLRELVPKDSLIFTIPGIGKTLGCIILARVGDVRRFSDKRRFVAYCGLVVESSGKSVVSKGISKRGDAVLRRAFYLAALTAIKVNPVIKRFYEEHKGRLKGKKLIVACARKLAVITWAVLYYNKPFDASE; encoded by the coding sequence ATGGAGGCCCCAGTCGCGGGAATAGACGTATCAAAAGATAAATTAATTATGTATTTCCAAGGTAAACTCTACGAGTTTCCTAATGATAGGCAAGGTTATGAGGAGATAATTCAGATCTTGCCTAAGGGTTGTAAAGTGGGTATTGAAAGTACTGGAATTTACCACGTTAACCTAGCAAAGTACTTGATGGGAGAGTATGATGTTAGGATTATTAATCCCTTTATACTCAAGAAGTTCAAGGACTTTAGGGGGAAGAAGAGTGATAAGAATGATGCTAAAAAGCTTGCAGAAATAGTTGTAAGTATGGGTAGTGAGTTTACAACAAGTGATGCTAGGGAGTTAACAAGCCAATGGGATTTTGTTACTAGGAATATTGCTAGGGTTAAGAATAGGTTGAGGAGGGATTTGATACTTTTGGGCTATAAGGATAGTCTGTCAAAGAGGAATTTGGAGGAGGTATTGAGGGGTGGAGATAATGTTGTTCTGGCTGAGGTTAGGTTTCTTTTAGAAGAGCTTGAGAGGCTTGAGGTTAGGAAGAGGGAGATTGAGGATAGACTTAGAGAGTTAGTTCCCAAGGATAGTTTGATTTTCACTATTCCTGGTATTGGTAAAACCTTGGGTTGTATTATTTTGGCTAGGGTTGGTGATGTTAGGCGCTTTAGTGATAAGAGGAGGTTTGTTGCTTATTGCGGTCTTGTTGTTGAGTCTAGTGGTAAGAGTGTTGTTTCTAAGGGTATTTCTAAGAGGGGTGATGCTGTTTTGAGGAGGGCTTTTTATTTGGCAGCTTTGACTGCCATCAAGGTTAATCCTGTTATCAAGCGTTTTTATGAGGAGCATAAGGGTAGGCTTAAGGGTAAGAAGCTGATTGTTGCTTGTGCAAGGAAATTAGCTGTTATTACTTGGGCTGTGCTGTATTATAATAAACCATTTGATGCTAGTGAGTAA
- a CDS encoding SDH family Clp fold serine proteinase — translation METVYGIKDKEIAIILHSPGGQIEAVQSIVEYLRKKFDRIIAIIPDAAMSAASLFALASDEIIMGKQLNVGPIDPQFIINMPYGQVSISAQSLLEEFNRAKEEVKQDKDSLLVWAPKIQQYPPGILEEAKNAIELTKKLGKEWLIKYMLKGDKDAEIKANRIVEYLNNHKELKSHAAPINKDKLKELGLKIIELEEDQKLQDLVLSVYHATRITFQLTTVHKIVENSNGRAFIRILQPPQTSQQK, via the coding sequence ATGGAAACAGTATATGGCATAAAGGATAAAGAGATCGCTATAATTTTACATAGCCCAGGAGGTCAAATAGAAGCTGTGCAATCTATAGTAGAGTACTTAAGGAAAAAATTTGATAGAATAATTGCTATAATCCCAGATGCCGCAATGTCCGCAGCATCACTATTCGCTTTAGCTTCAGATGAGATAATAATGGGTAAACAGTTAAATGTAGGTCCCATAGATCCTCAATTCATCATTAATATGCCTTACGGACAAGTTTCTATCTCAGCACAGTCATTACTTGAGGAGTTTAATAGGGCTAAAGAAGAGGTAAAACAAGATAAGGATAGTTTACTAGTATGGGCACCAAAAATACAACAATATCCGCCAGGGATACTTGAAGAGGCTAAGAATGCAATAGAGTTAACTAAGAAACTAGGAAAGGAATGGCTAATCAAATATATGCTAAAAGGAGATAAAGATGCTGAAATCAAGGCAAATAGAATTGTTGAATATTTAAATAATCATAAGGAGCTGAAATCTCATGCGGCCCCTATAAATAAGGACAAATTGAAAGAGTTAGGACTAAAGATAATAGAACTTGAAGAGGATCAAAAGCTGCAAGATTTAGTACTTTCCGTTTATCATGCAACTAGAATCACCTTTCAATTAACTACCGTCCATAAAATAGTTGAGAATTCCAATGGAAGGGCTTTCATCAGAATACTACAACCACCTCAAACTTCCCAACAGAAATAG
- a CDS encoding PaREP1 family protein codes for MQELPKPWFDLQAYKKTRLLEAKYEAEIAREFLDEGLTRNAAGKAYQAWKALVAGFAVDYRDKLRNLFTGKVKIKGRKVIEKVDWVIAIMPSTALKTVSQVIGGEISLYTNVALLIHQYQYNGPDKEGIVSPYTSDEVAKNDIILLINEIEKILSS; via the coding sequence ATGCAAGAGTTACCAAAGCCTTGGTTTGACCTTCAAGCTTATAAGAAGACGAGGCTTTTAGAGGCTAAATATGAAGCGGAAATTGCGAGAGAGTTCCTTGATGAAGGGCTTACTAGGAATGCTGCGGGGAAAGCTTATCAAGCCTGGAAAGCTTTAGTAGCAGGTTTCGCAGTGGACTATAGAGATAAGTTGAGGAACTTGTTCACGGGCAAGGTTAAAATAAAGGGGAGAAAGGTTATAGAGAAAGTCGATTGGGTTATTGCAATAATGCCAAGTACTGCATTAAAAACAGTTTCACAAGTTATCGGGGGTGAAATTTCTCTATACACAAATGTAGCTTTGCTTATTCATCAGTATCAGTATAACGGTCCGGATAAGGAGGGTATTGTAAGCCCCTATACGAGCGATGAGGTAGCTAAAAATGATATTATTTTGCTTATTAATGAAATAGAGAAGATCTTAAGTTCGTAA
- a CDS encoding type II toxin-antitoxin system VapC family toxin, which translates to MSVYVDTNVIISFVEQDVNYEKSLKIKEINDLITSEITVLELNSFFSRKLKDEILAEASTKYALKVTNVNVVELDMNKLFRKALELSTKLQLKTLDVLQISSALLLNAKTFLTFDKDILKKKEVIEKITKLTISDYYNQV; encoded by the coding sequence ATGAGCGTTTACGTTGATACTAACGTAATAATTTCTTTTGTCGAGCAAGATGTGAACTATGAAAAGTCGCTAAAAATTAAGGAGATTAATGATCTTATAACGTCAGAGATTACGGTATTAGAACTTAATTCTTTCTTCTCGAGGAAATTAAAGGATGAAATTCTTGCTGAAGCCTCAACTAAATATGCTCTTAAAGTTACTAATGTTAATGTGGTTGAACTTGATATGAACAAGTTGTTCAGAAAGGCATTAGAGCTCTCCACTAAGCTACAGTTAAAGACATTAGACGTACTTCAAATTTCTTCAGCCTTGTTGCTTAATGCGAAAACTTTTCTCACTTTCGATAAGGATATATTGAAAAAGAAGGAAGTGATAGAAAAAATTACTAAATTGACAATCTCCGATTATTATAATCAAGTGTGA
- a CDS encoding type II toxin-antitoxin system VapC family toxin — MKNLLKGKRVYIDTNVFIYVALKNPEFYDACYKVLEMLVSNEFEGFGSDLVLLELFGSLSKINVQVAYEAVNSYLDFPITILKLNRDTFNYAREISRLSGVTYDSLHAALVAQNEVEVVVTEDVSDWGKIFKVWPKVEEKFNVKDLVIISPTRGKLT, encoded by the coding sequence TTGAAGAATCTCTTGAAAGGGAAACGGGTATATATTGATACCAATGTCTTTATTTATGTAGCGCTAAAGAACCCGGAGTTTTATGATGCGTGTTATAAAGTTTTGGAAATGCTTGTGTCTAATGAGTTTGAAGGCTTTGGCTCCGATCTAGTTCTGTTAGAACTCTTCGGTAGCTTATCTAAGATTAATGTTCAAGTAGCGTATGAGGCAGTGAACTCGTATCTAGATTTCCCAATAACAATTCTTAAATTAAATAGGGACACATTTAATTACGCTAGGGAGATATCTAGATTATCTGGAGTTACTTACGATTCCTTACACGCAGCTTTAGTGGCACAAAATGAAGTTGAGGTAGTCGTTACAGAGGATGTGAGTGATTGGGGTAAAATATTTAAAGTGTGGCCTAAAGTTGAGGAGAAATTCAATGTTAAGGACTTAGTTATAATTTCGCCTACAAGAGGTAAATTAACATAA
- a CDS encoding AAA family ATPase codes for MINGLEIQNFRGIKYCKLEDLSQVNILVGRNNSGKSTILEAIYFISSLGENYDKVRKIQKIDYLIRRRLEERTKKKMEKSITSIEKKNNIVNLTSSILNTDVFSQFFYNFDKNEKIIFNINIDNFTYFVEVTHKNDNQIELKTNVSDSISEIFKNVVFIDRNLSLSQLYDIIGDLKREKRKDKEIVKLLKEEFEVDVEGIEFSRYLGDFILSLTLKDTSIPIDLLGDGAKLAVLISSILLYLEGKGIALIEEPELHEHPGGIYTLLNFAFKIAKEKGIQLFITTHSSDVIKYSFKIAKEKGLKTQLVYLRKVNGRVNSVNLTENNMNLLEEIGMDVRVLDVL; via the coding sequence ATGATTAATGGGCTTGAGATTCAGAACTTTAGAGGAATAAAGTATTGTAAACTTGAGGATCTCTCACAGGTTAACATACTCGTAGGGAGGAATAACTCAGGTAAATCGACAATCCTTGAGGCTATTTACTTTATTTCTTCTCTTGGCGAAAATTATGATAAGGTTAGAAAAATACAGAAGATAGATTATTTAATACGTAGGCGGTTAGAGGAGAGAACTAAGAAAAAAATGGAGAAAAGTATTACAAGTATCGAGAAGAAAAATAATATAGTTAATTTGACTTCATCAATATTAAACACTGATGTTTTTTCCCAATTTTTTTATAATTTTGATAAAAATGAAAAAATAATTTTCAATATAAATATTGATAATTTTACTTATTTTGTTGAGGTCACTCATAAGAACGATAATCAAATAGAGTTAAAAACTAACGTTAGTGACTCTATTTCAGAAATATTTAAAAACGTTGTTTTCATAGACCGCAATCTATCCTTATCTCAACTGTACGATATAATAGGAGATTTGAAAAGGGAGAAAAGAAAGGACAAGGAAATTGTCAAACTATTAAAAGAGGAGTTCGAAGTAGACGTTGAAGGGATAGAATTTTCGCGTTATTTAGGCGATTTTATACTATCATTAACCCTTAAGGACACTTCGATCCCAATTGACCTTTTGGGTGATGGGGCTAAATTGGCAGTACTTATATCTTCAATACTATTATACTTAGAAGGGAAGGGGATCGCTTTAATAGAAGAGCCTGAGCTCCATGAACACCCTGGGGGCATATATACCCTTTTAAATTTCGCTTTTAAAATAGCTAAAGAGAAAGGTATCCAGTTATTTATAACTACACATAGCTCTGATGTAATAAAATACTCGTTTAAAATAGCTAAAGAGAAAGGTTTAAAGACTCAGCTAGTATACTTGAGGAAAGTTAACGGAAGAGTTAACTCTGTTAATTTAACAGAAAATAATATGAATCTTCTAGAGGAAATAGGAATGGACGTAAGAGTGCTAGATGTACTGTAG
- a CDS encoding DUF973 family protein has translation MRNVRAYITEQAIGVRVARGAFSYSEHEFPFSQVYKVDVNRGFWDRVFGTGTMTIHLVSHERTGKYFFQVPHIRDYDYGKQLIYNMQLNWKSQVNRASNPGTNININLSGIPGMQPASPIANQPAQATDTEGSINSEGIAKITFYAAQPAKISGAMIANTNIVATPEDIWPNSINAGQNYLTIRFRNMQGLQKGYHIIIINTVEGKSITVPVKYE, from the coding sequence GTGCGTAATGTAAGGGCTTATATAACGGAACAGGCCATAGGTGTTAGAGTGGCTAGAGGTGCTTTCAGTTATTCTGAGCATGAGTTCCCGTTCTCGCAAGTATATAAAGTAGACGTTAATCGTGGATTCTGGGATAGAGTATTCGGAACCGGAACAATGACAATTCATCTTGTATCTCACGAAAGGACCGGAAAATACTTTTTCCAGGTTCCCCACATTAGGGATTATGACTACGGAAAACAGTTAATATATAACATGCAACTTAACTGGAAGTCCCAAGTAAATAGAGCATCTAACCCTGGAACAAATATTAACATAAACTTAAGCGGAATACCAGGAATGCAACCAGCCAGCCCAATAGCAAATCAGCCCGCCCAAGCAACAGATACCGAAGGTTCAATAAACAGTGAAGGAATCGCGAAAATCACATTCTACGCAGCTCAACCAGCTAAAATTAGCGGAGCCATGATTGCTAATACAAACATAGTGGCTACCCCAGAAGATATATGGCCTAATAGTATTAACGCTGGACAAAATTATTTAACTATAAGGTTCAGAAATATGCAAGGTTTACAAAAGGGATATCATATAATCATTATAAACACCGTTGAGGGAAAATCAATAACGGTACCAGTAAAATACGAGTAA
- a CDS encoding AAA family ATPase — MIKQIRVKNFKSFDDLTIDLNKINVLVGPNGAGKSNFVDLFLFLKGFVKPSSFPPYPFTYWGGYKNLVYMNDDNLNVEVEIKADEYYYRFSINGKEGLKILEEHLKYKDLEIVRKYNEVEIDGKKYNIDLSLSVFHVIQRIGSIILSQFPIPSADMLNFMSNFGNDIVVLRVDTYMAVSPVPIQFNGLLVNGFGLAKLFFTQLPNPIQEFLKELNLSVKIDVSPEGNFIMYLIERMGNREVLLHPSSIPSGVIKMLTILGSIFILKPSVIVIDEVENSLHLNFIERLIDVINYSEPQAIMTTHSPMVIDLVDPKDVIIVDKEGGRSVMKRFKDINDIKKMLKEKGLLLSEYILYS, encoded by the coding sequence ATGATAAAGCAGATAAGGGTTAAGAACTTTAAGAGTTTTGACGACTTGACAATAGATCTTAATAAGATTAATGTACTCGTTGGGCCTAACGGTGCTGGTAAAAGTAACTTTGTTGACTTATTCCTATTCTTAAAGGGATTTGTTAAGCCCTCATCTTTCCCTCCTTACCCTTTCACATATTGGGGAGGGTATAAGAATCTGGTCTATATGAACGATGATAATCTTAATGTGGAGGTCGAGATTAAGGCTGATGAATATTATTACCGTTTTTCTATTAACGGCAAGGAAGGGCTTAAGATTCTTGAGGAACATTTAAAGTATAAAGACTTGGAAATTGTGAGGAAGTACAATGAGGTGGAAATTGACGGAAAGAAGTACAATATTGACCTCTCACTGAGCGTATTTCACGTAATTCAAAGGATTGGTTCGATAATTCTATCTCAATTCCCAATACCTTCTGCTGATATGCTGAACTTCATGAGCAACTTCGGGAATGATATAGTAGTCCTTAGGGTGGACACATACATGGCTGTAAGCCCAGTTCCAATTCAATTTAACGGGTTACTGGTTAACGGCTTTGGTTTAGCAAAACTCTTCTTTACTCAGCTACCAAATCCCATTCAAGAATTTTTGAAAGAGCTAAACTTGTCAGTTAAGATTGATGTAAGCCCAGAAGGGAATTTCATTATGTACTTAATTGAGAGGATGGGAAATAGGGAAGTACTACTGCATCCTTCATCTATACCCTCTGGCGTAATTAAGATGCTCACGATTTTAGGTAGTATTTTTATACTTAAACCTTCGGTTATAGTTATTGATGAAGTAGAGAATTCCTTACACCTTAATTTCATTGAGAGGTTAATTGATGTCATCAACTACTCTGAACCTCAAGCGATAATGACCACACATTCACCTATGGTTATAGACCTTGTGGACCCTAAGGATGTAATTATAGTTGACAAGGAGGGAGGTAGAAGCGTTATGAAAAGATTTAAGGATATTAACGATATTAAGAAAATGCTGAAAGAGAAGGGATTACTTTTAAGTGAATACATACTTTATTCTTAG
- a CDS encoding IS1 family transposase → MGRKPVFRQDLTCPSCGSHHVVKCGKSWGRQKFLCRDCGKRFLGDASRHHYHKRVKEEALRMYANGMSMRAISRVLNVPLGTVFTWIKRYGGRKYEKLVDLWNKAKEFVKGKVVTKVVDEMWTYLYRNTRAFYKWVFTCYVFTSLGLYLVYSVGDRDENTFSEIKMYLPDEGRWVSDDYNVYFWLKDHTIVSPVNPNEGLHSSLRDRLVRFKRATKAVNRSISMIKYSIALVLWERRLIPEFIP, encoded by the coding sequence ATGGGTAGGAAGCCTGTATTTAGGCAAGACTTAACTTGTCCTTCTTGTGGTAGTCATCATGTTGTTAAGTGTGGTAAGTCTTGGGGTAGGCAGAAGTTTTTGTGTAGGGATTGTGGTAAGCGTTTTTTGGGTGATGCTTCTAGGCATCATTATCATAAGAGGGTTAAGGAGGAGGCTTTAAGAATGTATGCTAATGGTATGAGTATGAGGGCTATTTCTAGGGTTCTTAACGTACCTTTGGGTACTGTTTTCACTTGGATTAAGCGTTATGGTGGGAGGAAGTATGAGAAGCTAGTTGACTTATGGAATAAGGCTAAAGAGTTTGTTAAGGGTAAGGTTGTTACTAAGGTTGTTGATGAGATGTGGACGTACTTGTACAGAAACACTAGGGCTTTCTACAAGTGGGTCTTCACTTGTTACGTTTTCACGAGTCTTGGACTCTACCTAGTTTACTCTGTTGGTGATAGGGATGAGAATACTTTCAGTGAGATTAAAATGTACTTACCGGATGAGGGTAGGTGGGTGAGTGATGATTACAACGTTTACTTTTGGTTAAAGGATCACACGATTGTCTCACCCGTTAACCCCAACGAGGGGCTACATTCCTCACTAAGGGATAGGCTTGTACGCTTTAAGAGGGCAACAAAGGCAGTGAATAGGAGCATAAGCATGATAAAGTACTCCATAGCACTAGTCTTATGGGAGAGAAGACTAATCCCAGAATTTATACCCTAA
- a CDS encoding type II toxin-antitoxin system CcdA family antitoxin gives MGEWVTASTKVRREILEKAKEYNINVSEVLRKALEEEVRKKEEEQARRLLDLASKEITKINTDEVVGELKKWRKER, from the coding sequence ATGGGCGAATGGGTTACTGCCTCGACAAAGGTTAGGAGAGAAATTTTAGAAAAGGCTAAAGAATATAACATTAATGTAAGTGAAGTTTTAAGAAAAGCTTTGGAAGAAGAGGTTAGAAAGAAGGAGGAAGAGCAAGCAAGAAGATTATTGGATTTAGCATCTAAAGAGATAACAAAAATCAATACTGATGAAGTAGTTGGAGAGTTAAAGAAATGGAGGAAAGAAAGATAA